The genomic interval TCTTTCCCACACGTACTCTAAGATTGCTCCATGTGAAACGTTTAATAGGTAGTTCTGATACCCTATAAGTGAACACAAAGTCATATAATTGCCATTTAATCAAAGGGCATATATATGCTGACGCATGCATGTATCTACTACTTCTCAAAACTACCTTCTTCGGAGTCTTAAGTAGATTCTCATCTTCACTTTCCTTATCAAAAGATTCCTCAGATGAGTCAGTCACATAATTGCCATGTAAACAAAGGGCATATATATGTTCATGCATGTACCTACCACTTCTCAAAACTACCTTCTTCGGAATCTTAGGTGGCTTCTCATCTTCACTTTTCTCATCAAAATATTCCTCATATGAGTCAGAGCTATTGCTCTTTGTAGATGCTTGAGTCGCCTAGGGATATTAAAGAAGAAAGTATATTAACCATGTGAGGCACAACAAGATAAGTTGTGAAAATTTGGATAACTGAATATATgattaaaaatagaaaagctaGAATTTTTTTCTCAGCTTGCTAACAGCTTATATGGCTGAAAATATATGAAGTCTGAGTTACCTTCTTAGCTTGTTGCTGTTTTgaaggttcatcatatgaactttcTTCAGAGCTATCATCCTCATCATCTTCCTTACTGCTGCCGCTCTCTGTTTTGACAGTCTTAGCAACAGGTTTGGCTTTTGAAGATGGAACAGAATCCTttaggagaaaaggtatcaagaTCCACAAGAATGTACATGGAATACACAAACTTCAATCATCAAGCAAAATCAAAAAAAGGAACACAATGTGCATATTCAACTCAGCGAGTTTATACACAGATTCTAGCAGCCAAACAAAAGATAACATTTAGCGTAACTTTCAACACTGTACATGATTTTCATAGCTTGCTTGCAACATACATGACTGAAAAGAGAGGAAGTCTCTCTATCAGTGCAGttgacaccaatgatcaaacctgagttttgataaatgataagtggattaaagttagatgtgttgcgATCTAATCtatctaccaagtgtgcaggacttgactAGTTTGACACCAAGCTGAAATCCAGCTATGTCTGGAGAActtgatgttagagtgtatactaaaagcctagcttttggtataaacatttatctagaaataagaatcacattggtcaaatgactacatttatgataaatgtagttgttcaattaatttatattgcagataacatggtatgtggtgtcacacacaaaagatcatgttatcagtaccttataaattataaacagtagctcacgaccaaaatggaaaggaacaaaccattagaaggtcgtagtgtaattaggtatcagtttatcttgactgtataattacactaatacacttagagtgtattgagtaggaccatttgaggtcgattcttttatactgattttataaagaaacaaagacctcggttattatggaagtgtgtgctcttaatcctaatataataacaagcacatatatttgatatttatttctttaatttatcaatgggtgagatttagttcgatgaatcaataagcccgataagttgggaaatggtatcatttatagtgtgtgttgttgattatagaaggaaa from Zingiber officinale cultivar Zhangliang chromosome 6B, Zo_v1.1, whole genome shotgun sequence carries:
- the LOC121988601 gene encoding nucleolin 2-like isoform X2, translated to MYSVCRQSYETPNSSCIDRFEESKDSVPSSTAKPVAKTVNKECSSSEEDDDDSSEESSDDERSKQQQAKKDSVPSSKAKPVAKTVKTESGSSKEDDEDDSSEESSYDEPSKQQQAKKATQASTKSNSSDSYEEYFDEKSEDEKPPKIPKKVVLRSGRYMHEHIYALCLHGNYVTDSSEESFDKESEDENLLKTPKKVVLRSSRYMHASAYICPLIKWQLYDFVFTYRVSELPIKRFTWSNLRVRVGKMAR
- the LOC121988601 gene encoding nucleolin 2-like isoform X7 — protein: MYSVCRQSYETPNSSCIDRFEESKDSVPSSTAKPVAKTVNKECSSSEEDDDDSSEESSDDERSKQQQAKKDSVPSSKAKPVAKTVKTESGSSKEDDEDDSSEESSYDEPSKQQQAKKATQASTKSNSSDSYEEYFDEKSEDEKPPKIPKKVVLRSGRYMHEHIYALCLHGNYVTDSSEESFDKESEDENLLKTPKKGIRTTY